Proteins from one Ipomoea triloba cultivar NCNSP0323 chromosome 1, ASM357664v1 genomic window:
- the LOC116018253 gene encoding HVA22-like protein k, producing the protein MNSEVGLRLLLCPLGSNIVVRTASCSIGVVLPVYSTFKAIERRDQEEQKKWLMYWAAYGSFSMVELFTDKLLNWFPLYYHTKFAFLVWLQLPSIDGAKQVYMNHLRPFLLGHQAKLDQIVGFVYGEMSRFVSQHLEEVMFVKTILMKILASGEDNTRPEQRQASAAIEGPNTEDDSESEYDD; encoded by the exons ATGAATTCGGAG GTTGGGTTGCGGCTacttctttgcccacttggttCTAACATTGTTGTCCGAACAGCAAG CTGTTCTATTGGTGTTGTTTTACCTGTTTATTCTACATTTAAGGCAATTGAACGAAGGGATCAAGAGGAGCAAAAAAAATGGCTTATGTACTGGGCAG CTTATGGATCTTTTAGCATGGTAGAATTGTTCACAGATAAACTTCTTAACTG GTTTCCACTATACTATCATACGAAGTTTGCATTTCTTGTTTGGCTTCAACTTCCATCTATTGAT GGTGCAAAGCAAGTGTATATGAATCATCTTCGGCCTTTCCTCTTGGGCCATCAGGCTAAGCTTGACCAAATTGTTGGATTTGTATACGGTGAAATG TCTAGGTTTGTCAGTCAGCATCTGGAGGAAGTCATGTTTGTGAAGACAATTCTAATGAAGATTTTAGCTTCTGGCGAAG ATAACACTCGCCCAGAACAAAGGCAAGCTAGTGCTGCAATTGAAGGACCAAATACGGAGGATGATTCAGAATCTGAGTATGATGATTGA